One Elusimicrobiales bacterium DNA window includes the following coding sequences:
- a CDS encoding Gfo/Idh/MocA family oxidoreductase, protein MKTYRGAIVGFGAVVEKGHVPAFAHKSARFEIVAVADQSPARLEAAKTHYPSAKFYGNLKKLLKAERGLDFAVVGTPPLYHAKLSAQCLKAGLNVLCEKPLVFKFREAKKLAELAKRQDRCLFTVHNWKNAPPIAKALELVKSGAIGEVHHVELHVLRSKAAATAGGDNWRENPALSGGGIMMDHGWHNFYLARAFAGQEPLSIKAALRRPAENCAEDCASCLIDFGGATALVYLTWRSPIRKNLIIVYGSKGNIAVQDSDVILETPSGSQTFATGDKLSGGSAHPVWMAGLLDDFAAELDTPALRGENMKEALACAALAEQGYKSAGTCAAKRIALTA, encoded by the coding sequence ATGAAAACATATCGCGGGGCAATTGTCGGGTTCGGGGCGGTGGTGGAGAAGGGGCATGTGCCGGCTTTCGCGCACAAAAGCGCGCGGTTTGAGATTGTTGCTGTCGCCGACCAGTCCCCCGCCCGGCTTGAAGCGGCAAAAACGCATTACCCGTCGGCAAAATTCTACGGCAATCTTAAAAAGTTGCTTAAGGCGGAGCGCGGGCTGGATTTCGCCGTCGTCGGCACGCCGCCGCTGTATCACGCGAAGCTTTCGGCACAATGCCTTAAAGCGGGGCTGAACGTCCTGTGTGAAAAGCCGCTGGTGTTCAAATTCCGCGAGGCCAAAAAGCTGGCGGAGCTGGCAAAACGGCAGGACCGCTGCCTGTTCACCGTGCATAACTGGAAAAACGCGCCACCCATAGCCAAAGCGCTGGAACTGGTGAAATCCGGCGCAATCGGCGAGGTCCATCATGTTGAACTGCATGTGCTGAGAAGCAAGGCCGCCGCCACGGCGGGCGGCGACAACTGGCGCGAAAACCCCGCGCTCTCCGGCGGCGGCATTATGATGGACCACGGCTGGCACAATTTCTATCTCGCCCGCGCCTTCGCGGGGCAGGAACCGCTGTCCATTAAGGCCGCGCTGCGCCGCCCTGCGGAAAACTGCGCCGAGGACTGCGCCTCCTGCCTGATTGACTTCGGCGGCGCGACCGCGCTGGTTTATCTGACCTGGCGCAGCCCCATAAGGAAAAATCTCATCATCGTGTACGGCTCAAAAGGCAATATCGCGGTGCAGGACAGCGATGTAATACTGGAAACGCCCTCCGGCAGCCAGACTTTTGCGACGGGAGACAAGCTCTCCGGCGGCTCCGCGCATCCGGTATGGATGGCCGGCCTGCTGGACGATTTCGCCGCAGAGCTGGACACCCCCGCACTGCGCGGCGAAAACATGAAGGAGGCGCTGGCCTGCGCCGCGCTTGCCGAACAGGGCTATAAATCCGCCGGAACCTGCGCCGCAAAGCGCATTGCGCTGACGGCGTAG